From the Chlamydia ibidis 10-1398/6 genome, the window AGGTTATTCCGACATCAATCGTAAGATAGCTGCAGGATTGAAAAGCCATGGCTATAAAAACATTACGTTTTGTTCCCGCTGTGAAATTCATACACCGTATCATACTATAAAACGCCATCAGTTATCATTTAGAGATCCATACGATGTAATCTTTTTTGGATCTGCTGAAGTTGCTGAAGATTTCGTGGATTTATCACTTCGTAGTCTTGCCAGCATACCAAATAGGTTGGTTTTTGATTTCAATGTCCCAAGAACATTCACATTTACAGAAAGTTCGAATGGCTTGATTTGTTTAGACATGGATTTCATTAGTGAGCGTGTACAAAAAAAACTCCAGTGTAGTAGGCTATCTGGGAATAAGGAAAGTCCGTTTCTTACTCTTGCCGCGAAAAAACAATGGGAAGTTTATGAGAAAAAATGCTCACACATGTACTTAGAGCAAGTTGCAGCTTCTCAACCTAAGCTTCTGATTCTTTAGCTTCTAATTCATCTCTTGACATATACAGCTATCGAAAATACTCTAGGCTTTCATCGTCGATTTCGATGAATTTTGGATGCAGGTGCGGTCTATTGTTAGTGGGTTGCGGCTGTTGGCAAGTACAATTAAAAATCAGTCTGATTTTTCTTAGGTCTTTTGTTCTTTATAGTGAAAAGGATGAACAAGAAAAGGAACACCGTATTTCTTGCCGAAGCAAGAAATCGTTTTTATTTTTAAAGTTCGTATTGGCATAACTCGATTTAAAGGATAGAAAAGCTAACTTTACGAGAGGTCGTTTAGGTTCTCAATCGAGAGCGGGCAGCCACCCTCTCACAGGAAGAACATGCATGTTGGAAAAATTGATCAAAAATTTTGCCACGTATATGGGTATAACGTCAACTCTCGAGTTTGATGCTGACGGAGCCTATGTTTTGCCGATTAGTGACCTTGTAAAGATACGCGTTCAACAAAACGCGGATAATGAAATCATATTGGGAGCTTTTTTGGGAGAACTTCCTCCTTCGACCGATACGGCAAAAGTATACTTACAAATGATGGTAGCAAACTTGTTTGGAAGAGAAACAGGAGGTAGTGCCTTGGGATTAAATTCTGAAGGCCATGTTGTTATGATGCGAAGGATTCCTTGTGATATTTCCCAAGAGGATTTTGCCCGTTGTATTGAGAGTTTTGTAAATTTCTCTGAAACCTGGCTAGAAGATTTGGGATTGGATCAATCAAAACAAAGGCAATAGACTGCAGGGGTAGAATAGAAGATGGGAGCACGTTTAGTTATTGATAAAGGCCCGTTGTCTGGTGTTGTTCTTGCCCTAGAAGAAGGAACAAGTTGGTCTATAGGGAATGACCAGAATAGTTGTGATATTCCATTAGAAGATGCAAAGATTAGTAGCGCTCAAGTAGTTATCACTAAGCAGGGTGATGAATACTTTATAACAAATTTACATGATGCAAATCCTGTATTAGTAAATGGAACAACCATCAAGGAAACAACATCATTACATCCAGGAGATGTAATAGTTTTTGGAAGCAATCAATATTCTTTCTTGCTTGATGAATTTGATCCTAAAGATACTGTTTATGACTTTGCTTTTTCTGATGAAGGTGTATCAGGTGTACCAGAGTCGTCATCACAATCACCGTCTCAAGAAAAAAAGAAAACGAGTAGTTCCAAGCGATCTAGGGAAAAGGAGTCTGCTTCAAATGAAGGGAGTAAGGCATCTCTAACCGATAAAGATAAAAAGCTTGCAGAGGCATTTTTATCTTCAGCTGATAAAGACTCCAGCGATATACCAATCGCTAAGGATATACCTGATAATGGGACAGCAAAAAAATCTACTAGCTCCTCTGTGAGTGCAGAAATCAAAGAGAATCAGCAAGCTACTATGGAAGAAAACGGAGTTCCTTCTAATCAAAATCAACAGCCATCGCCGGACTCGGTTCCTCAAGACATCGATAAACCTGATCAAGCTGCGGCTAATAAAGATTCTCAAAAACAATCTGAAAACCCTTCTAATTCTAAGCCAGAAGATGAGACGAAAGAAGGGGCATCTTCTGATGAGCAGGTAAAACAGGCCTCCGAAGAAGGGACGCAGAAGCAAGCAACTTTAGACCCTTTGGTTCCACAGGATCAGCCGAATACAGACAAATCAGATGACAAGCAGTCCGAGCAATCAACGCAAGATCAGGGACAATCTCAGCAAACAGCAGAACAAACCACTTCTACTGAATCAGGAGATTCAGAAGAGGCTTCTCAGAAAAAT encodes:
- a CDS encoding CesT family type III secretion system chaperone, with translation MLEKLIKNFATYMGITSTLEFDADGAYVLPISDLVKIRVQQNADNEIILGAFLGELPPSTDTAKVYLQMMVANLFGRETGGSALGLNSEGHVVMMRRIPCDISQEDFARCIESFVNFSETWLEDLGLDQSKQRQ